From one Bacillus sp. (in: firmicutes) genomic stretch:
- a CDS encoding methyl-accepting chemotaxis protein: MRRIYFKKITKLKFPRIRLPKFSLKRRQNSPKSIIPAPSTSYFSTIRGKVLLSFGILSVVLFGLTLTSYVNMKKLEREIDYVVEHDLTVHNEVQELSKAFVDIETGQHGFVITGDDQFLTPYNEGKEVVEEKMKSLENLLKGQPDQLERLAAIQKFYHFWMGWIDKVIETRRYYERDVAFSMVESYQGKNYMDQIRTEIEAVIEQEKSLSKQRIEALHHQVSIAQFVTIALSILAILLSIFFGITLSKRIKTNVEKISESIVEIANAGGDLTKRIEVHTKDELAQLAQDTNLLIEGIGSLVREVTKLAENVSASSQELVASAEETSKTILSIAETTGEIASGSEQTSLKMHESLEKMNALEESARLLDENAKRVKQSANDMRQAAQNGGDSVKQAALIMMNIEETMADTTATVESLGERSKEITKIIQTITNIADQTNLLALNAAIEAARAGDHGKGFAVVANEIRKLAEQSQHAAKEVTAIIHSIQQEVDTIVKQNQQGVKEVISGVEISNKTTENLDHILHYSNHTSLIIDEMVKQIQQTMELSHEVARSFAIVNEIAEATAVNTETTAAASEEGSAAMEQVTASANELSKQAEQLRDLISNFKI; encoded by the coding sequence ATGAGGCGGATTTACTTCAAAAAAATAACAAAACTAAAATTTCCTCGTATCCGTCTTCCAAAGTTTTCACTGAAGCGTCGTCAAAATTCACCTAAATCGATCATCCCCGCTCCATCTACAAGCTATTTCTCAACGATTCGCGGGAAAGTGTTACTTTCATTTGGGATTCTTTCAGTCGTTTTATTTGGGCTAACGCTCACATCATATGTAAATATGAAAAAGCTAGAACGAGAGATTGATTACGTTGTCGAACATGACTTGACTGTACATAATGAGGTGCAAGAACTTTCCAAAGCTTTTGTCGATATTGAGACAGGGCAACACGGCTTCGTCATCACTGGCGATGATCAGTTTTTAACCCCTTACAACGAAGGGAAAGAAGTCGTTGAAGAAAAGATGAAAAGTTTGGAGAATTTGTTGAAAGGACAACCAGACCAACTTGAACGACTGGCAGCGATTCAAAAATTCTACCATTTTTGGATGGGATGGATTGATAAAGTTATTGAAACACGACGCTATTATGAACGTGATGTAGCCTTTAGTATGGTAGAATCGTACCAAGGTAAAAATTATATGGACCAAATTCGAACCGAGATTGAAGCGGTCATTGAACAAGAAAAATCTTTATCGAAACAGCGGATTGAAGCCCTACATCATCAAGTATCGATCGCTCAATTCGTCACGATTGCCTTATCAATTTTAGCTATTCTTTTATCGATTTTCTTTGGAATAACGTTATCAAAACGAATTAAAACAAATGTTGAAAAAATTAGTGAGTCTATCGTGGAAATTGCGAATGCTGGAGGAGATTTAACAAAACGCATTGAAGTACATACGAAAGATGAGTTGGCTCAGTTAGCCCAAGATACGAACTTATTAATTGAAGGAATTGGAAGTTTAGTTCGGGAAGTAACAAAACTTGCTGAAAACGTCTCTGCAAGTAGTCAAGAGCTGGTCGCATCAGCGGAAGAAACATCCAAAACCATTTTATCGATTGCTGAAACAACTGGGGAAATTGCCTCCGGTAGTGAACAAACATCATTAAAAATGCACGAATCCCTTGAAAAGATGAATGCTTTAGAAGAATCCGCTCGCTTACTCGATGAAAATGCGAAAAGGGTAAAACAATCAGCAAATGATATGCGGCAAGCAGCACAAAATGGTGGAGATTCAGTAAAACAAGCGGCTCTCATTATGATGAACATTGAGGAAACAATGGCTGATACGACAGCAACTGTAGAGTCACTTGGGGAACGGTCAAAAGAAATCACAAAAATTATTCAAACGATTACCAATATTGCTGATCAAACGAATTTATTGGCACTGAATGCTGCCATTGAAGCAGCTCGTGCTGGAGATCATGGTAAAGGCTTTGCCGTTGTAGCCAATGAAATTAGAAAATTAGCCGAACAATCGCAACATGCAGCTAAAGAGGTTACTGCTATTATTCATTCAATTCAACAAGAAGTCGATACAATTGTAAAGCAAAATCAACAAGGAGTTAAAGAAGTCATCTCCGGAGTAGAAATATCAAACAAAACGACAGAAAATCTTGATCACATTTTACATTATTCGAACCATACTTCATTGATTATTGATGAAATGGTTAAACAAATTCAACAAACGATGGAATTAAGTCATGAAGTAGCTCGCTCCTTCGCCATAGTGAATGAAATTGCTGAAGCAACCGCGGTCAATACGGAAACAACCGCAGCTGCATCAGAAGAAGGTTCCGCCGCGATGGAACAAGTGACAGCTTCGGCTAACGAGCTCTCTAAACAAGCCGAACAACTCCGTGATCTCATTTCCAATTTTAAAATATAA
- a CDS encoding YjcZ family sporulation protein: protein MYYGQDCCGYGYGGYGYPCGVGNTFALIVVLFILLIIIGAVCYFPR from the coding sequence ATGTACTACGGTCAAGATTGTTGCGGGTATGGATATGGTGGGTATGGTTATCCGTGTGGGGTTGGAAATACGTTTGCGTTAATTGTTGTATTGTTCATTTTACTCATCATTATTGGTGCTGTTTGCTACTTCCCGAGGTAA
- a CDS encoding PTS glucose transporter subunit IIA yields MFKNLFKKNKTVSFVAPMTGKVIPLEEVPDPVFSQKMMGDGLAMDPTEGVVYAPVNGEIVQLFPTKHAIGIKTKNGLEVLIHIGIDTVSMNGEGFTAHIQTGDKVKQGDPLISFDLDLVKEKAKSTITPMIITNGDVVESLEKKDVTEVNAKEQELMTVKVK; encoded by the coding sequence ATGTTTAAAAATTTATTTAAAAAAAATAAGACGGTTTCATTTGTAGCCCCAATGACGGGCAAAGTTATTCCATTAGAAGAAGTGCCAGATCCGGTATTTTCCCAAAAAATGATGGGGGACGGTTTGGCGATGGATCCAACCGAAGGAGTTGTTTATGCACCTGTTAACGGTGAAATTGTTCAACTTTTCCCAACAAAACATGCGATAGGGATCAAAACAAAAAACGGTTTAGAAGTGTTAATTCATATTGGAATTGATACCGTATCGATGAATGGTGAAGGTTTTACCGCACATATACAAACAGGGGATAAAGTAAAACAAGGAGATCCATTAATTTCGTTTGACCTTGATTTAGTAAAAGAAAAGGCGAAAAGTACCATTACACCAATGATTATTACCAATGGTGATGTTGTAGAGTCGCTAGAGAAGAAAGATGTCACTGAGGTAAATGCGAAAGAACAAGAATTGATGACAGTAAAAGTAAAATAA
- a CDS encoding RsmF rRNA methyltransferase first C-terminal domain-containing protein yields MNLPIPFINKMNHLLGEEGKLFLETYNGPKTSGLRINEQKITKEEWEQLNPFQLTPIPFVPNGYYYDESKDYPGKHPYHAAGLYYIQEPSAMFVAQNLGVQPGEKVLDLCAAPGGKSTQLATFLGPQGLLVANEIHPKRVKALSENIERFGLNNTLVTNETPERLAANFPGYFDKILVDAPCSGEGMFRKDPVAIEFWSEEHVNQCALQQKQILAHAIQMLKPGGILVYSTCTFSPEENEQTIDYVLKEYPEMKLINIQKEHGIQPGRPDWTSSHNKHLKLTARLWPHYVKGEGHFVAKLQKTDGPEYESQPFRSRLKKAQLKEYEQFVKENILQFEANQFYLQKQHLYSLPFDCPDFSKIKVIRPGLHLGEMKKNRFEPNHAFALHLKPAQVQHQIDLSTKSDEWVRYLRGETLPGEKDRGWILMTIDGYSIGWAKEAKGTLKNFYPKGLRWMS; encoded by the coding sequence TTGAATTTACCAATTCCTTTTATCAATAAAATGAACCATCTGCTTGGGGAAGAAGGAAAATTATTTTTAGAAACATACAACGGGCCCAAAACGTCCGGTTTACGAATAAACGAACAGAAAATAACGAAAGAAGAATGGGAACAGCTCAACCCGTTTCAGTTAACCCCAATCCCGTTTGTACCAAATGGATATTATTACGATGAGTCAAAAGATTATCCAGGAAAGCATCCTTATCATGCCGCAGGCCTATATTATATTCAAGAGCCAAGTGCGATGTTTGTCGCCCAAAATCTAGGTGTACAACCAGGGGAAAAAGTTCTTGACCTATGTGCCGCACCTGGTGGGAAATCGACACAGCTGGCGACATTTCTCGGCCCTCAGGGTTTGCTTGTAGCAAACGAAATTCATCCAAAACGGGTAAAAGCTTTATCTGAAAATATTGAACGCTTTGGATTAAATAATACGTTAGTAACTAACGAAACCCCTGAACGATTAGCCGCAAACTTCCCTGGCTATTTTGACAAAATTTTAGTTGATGCCCCGTGTTCAGGTGAAGGGATGTTTCGAAAAGATCCGGTGGCGATTGAATTTTGGAGTGAAGAACATGTCAATCAATGTGCATTGCAACAAAAACAAATTTTGGCACATGCCATTCAAATGTTAAAACCAGGTGGAATTTTAGTTTATTCTACTTGTACCTTTTCTCCTGAAGAAAATGAACAAACGATTGATTATGTTTTAAAGGAATATCCAGAAATGAAACTTATAAACATCCAAAAAGAACATGGGATTCAACCGGGACGGCCCGACTGGACTAGCTCGCATAACAAACATCTCAAACTGACAGCTCGCCTATGGCCTCATTATGTCAAAGGCGAGGGACACTTCGTTGCTAAATTACAAAAAACAGATGGACCGGAATACGAAAGCCAACCATTTCGCTCTCGGTTGAAAAAAGCCCAGTTAAAAGAGTATGAACAGTTTGTAAAAGAAAACATTCTCCAATTTGAAGCCAATCAATTCTATTTACAAAAACAACATTTATACTCTTTACCTTTTGATTGCCCAGATTTTTCAAAAATAAAGGTCATACGTCCAGGATTACACTTAGGCGAGATGAAAAAGAATCGATTTGAGCCAAATCATGCCTTCGCGCTGCACCTTAAACCAGCGCAAGTACAGCATCAAATCGATTTATCGACAAAATCGGATGAATGGGTCCGATATTTACGTGGGGAGACGTTACCGGGCGAAAAAGATCGAGGATGGATATTGATGACCATTGACGGATATTCCATCGGTTGGGCGAAAGAAGCAAAAGGAACGTTAAAAAACTTTTATCCAAAAGGATTACGCTGGATGTCATAA
- a CDS encoding YpmS family protein, with amino-acid sequence MKNKWKGIFLVYVVLQLIAISIFLVWIIRPVEKKQVTDMPKREGIAIELQTTKEDVNEMIKHYLEKENISSPVQFDVYLTDKVELYGSLPVFSEEIQFKMTFEPMALENGDLLLKQESVSVGNLNLPVSFILKLIQKSYHLPTWVSIDPKEEEIYVSMRELNIRDDLAIYAQTFDLKNNDISFLLQIQP; translated from the coding sequence ATGAAGAACAAATGGAAAGGGATTTTTTTAGTCTATGTAGTCTTACAGTTGATAGCAATTTCCATTTTTCTCGTTTGGATAATTCGTCCGGTTGAAAAAAAACAAGTAACGGACATGCCAAAGCGTGAAGGAATTGCGATCGAACTACAAACCACAAAAGAAGATGTCAATGAGATGATAAAACATTATTTAGAAAAAGAAAATATTTCTTCTCCGGTACAATTTGACGTGTATTTAACGGATAAGGTCGAGTTATATGGATCGCTTCCAGTATTTTCGGAAGAAATTCAATTTAAAATGACCTTTGAACCAATGGCATTAGAAAATGGTGATTTACTATTAAAACAAGAATCTGTTTCAGTAGGGAATTTAAACTTACCTGTCTCATTTATTCTGAAACTCATTCAAAAATCTTACCACCTACCAACATGGGTATCGATTGATCCAAAAGAAGAGGAAATTTACGTGTCCATGAGAGAATTGAACATTCGAGACGATTTAGCAATCTATGCCCAAACATTCGATTTAAAAAATAACGATATTTCGTTTTTACTTCAAATCCAACCATAA
- a CDS encoding SGNH/GDSL hydrolase family protein, translated as MPKWLFVTISFFFTLYGCTWTGATTHVFKETSIVEKEKPPKDFIPKEVAIVSIGDSLTKGVGDRTNRGGYVPYLQQKLESLKSVKEVTFESFGVRGLRSDQLLKKLDKEKTMKNALKEADIVIITIGGNDVMKVFQKHITHLKLSYFEEAKVEYEKRLQEIIQHIRKENKNIGIVLVGLYNPFHLWFSDIKEIDAIIRNWNETGKRVIMQYPQTSFVSIEEVFYNKEDDLLYDDYFHPNEKGYAFIAERLFYVLEKDLFHLTENIE; from the coding sequence ATGCCTAAGTGGTTATTCGTTACTATTTCATTTTTTTTTACATTATATGGGTGTACCTGGACTGGAGCAACTACCCATGTCTTTAAGGAGACATCTATTGTAGAAAAAGAGAAACCACCTAAAGACTTTATACCGAAAGAAGTGGCGATTGTGTCCATAGGAGATTCCTTAACCAAAGGGGTTGGAGATCGTACAAACCGTGGAGGGTACGTTCCATATTTACAACAGAAATTAGAATCTTTAAAATCGGTGAAAGAGGTCACATTTGAAAGCTTTGGTGTGAGAGGTCTCCGTTCGGATCAGCTATTAAAAAAATTGGACAAAGAAAAAACAATGAAAAACGCGTTGAAAGAAGCAGATATCGTTATAATTACCATTGGTGGGAATGATGTGATGAAAGTGTTTCAAAAGCATATTACCCACTTAAAACTATCATATTTTGAAGAAGCAAAAGTGGAGTATGAAAAGCGTCTTCAGGAAATCATTCAACACATTCGTAAAGAAAATAAAAACATTGGCATTGTGCTTGTGGGGTTATATAACCCATTTCACTTATGGTTTTCGGACATTAAAGAAATAGATGCCATCATTCGTAATTGGAATGAAACTGGAAAAAGGGTAATCATGCAATATCCGCAAACATCCTTTGTTTCGATAGAAGAAGTTTTTTATAATAAAGAAGATGACTTGTTATATGACGATTATTTTCATCCGAATGAAAAGGGCTATGCATTCATTGCAGAACGGTTATTTTACGTGTTAGAGAAAGACCTCTTTCATCTAACAGAAAACATCGAATGA
- a CDS encoding DegV family protein has translation MANIRIVTDSTVDLPNEQIEKLNIHVVPLTITIDGQSYLDRTEITPTEFIEKMKQSSELPKSSQPSIGRFQEVYDQLADEGYEVISIHLSGKLSGTVRTAEQAAQLSRANVTVVDSFFISLALSFQVCEAAKMAQQGYSKEEIIQRITEIKENTSLYVVVSTLENLVKGGRIGRGRALIGSLLNIKPIACLEDGEYSPVTQVRSQSQIIRFLLNEMLKKVAGKAIKGVGIAQADAVDLAMKLKEKVVEHTGFENVQIVDTTPVISAHTGTGAIGFMFYAE, from the coding sequence TTGGCAAATATTCGTATTGTCACCGATTCGACAGTAGATTTACCGAATGAACAAATTGAAAAATTAAACATCCATGTTGTACCACTTACCATCACAATTGATGGTCAATCGTATTTGGATCGAACAGAAATTACGCCAACAGAATTTATCGAAAAAATGAAGCAGTCTTCGGAGCTTCCGAAAAGTTCCCAACCATCGATTGGTCGCTTTCAAGAAGTCTATGATCAATTGGCAGATGAAGGGTATGAAGTAATTTCCATTCATCTTAGCGGTAAATTAAGCGGAACCGTTCGGACGGCAGAGCAGGCTGCACAATTGTCGAGGGCCAACGTGACTGTCGTAGATTCCTTCTTTATTTCGTTAGCGTTAAGCTTTCAAGTATGTGAAGCTGCTAAAATGGCACAACAAGGTTATTCAAAAGAAGAAATTATTCAACGAATTACTGAAATTAAAGAAAATACGTCATTGTATGTCGTTGTTAGTACATTGGAAAACTTAGTAAAAGGCGGTAGAATTGGTCGCGGACGTGCCCTGATCGGTTCCTTATTAAATATTAAACCGATTGCTTGTTTAGAAGACGGTGAATATTCTCCAGTAACACAAGTTCGTAGTCAATCGCAAATCATTAGGTTTCTATTAAACGAAATGTTGAAAAAAGTGGCTGGAAAAGCGATTAAAGGAGTAGGTATTGCTCAAGCAGATGCGGTCGATCTCGCTATGAAACTAAAGGAAAAAGTAGTTGAACATACCGGATTTGAAAATGTTCAAATTGTTGATACGACCCCAGTCATCAGCGCCCATACGGGAACAGGGGCGATTGGATTTATGTTTTATGCAGAGTAA
- a CDS encoding DUF2535 family protein: MLLKNLEFRTNVGQKVKILDIPVLEEDNPLFFKVNARLQLFLSQIHHQSSPKKVYSFREYLKKVLKWTEYEQIYQVNVLKNNA, translated from the coding sequence TTGTTATTAAAAAACCTTGAGTTCAGAACGAATGTTGGACAGAAGGTAAAAATCTTGGATATCCCAGTATTGGAGGAAGATAATCCGTTATTTTTTAAAGTAAATGCACGATTACAGTTGTTTTTATCACAAATTCACCACCAGTCCAGTCCAAAAAAAGTGTACTCGTTCCGTGAGTACTTAAAGAAAGTGTTAAAATGGACGGAATATGAACAAATTTATCAAGTGAACGTATTAAAAAATAATGCATAA
- a CDS encoding SOS response-associated peptidase, with protein sequence MCGRYTLIVEPKQLIEEFLIDHFPEEFDLRYNIAPTQPVLGVVERSGVRKAGYFQWGLIPSWVKDRKAWKPLINARAETLQEKTSFKSLIHRRRALLLADSFYEWGLVNGVKVPFRIMRKDSRPFAFAALWDRHVEGRDEKVTCTILTTEANEFMKSVHHRMPVILITEEERKRWLDVESYTFHDTTDFLQPLANDMLIKYPVRPIVNSPKNDVPLCIERDESVKI encoded by the coding sequence ATGTGTGGACGCTATACGTTAATCGTCGAACCAAAACAATTAATAGAGGAGTTTCTCATTGACCATTTTCCCGAGGAATTTGACCTTCGCTATAATATTGCACCCACTCAACCAGTGTTAGGAGTCGTTGAGCGCAGCGGCGTCCGAAAGGCAGGTTATTTCCAGTGGGGGCTCATTCCATCATGGGTAAAAGACAGAAAAGCTTGGAAGCCATTAATTAATGCTCGAGCAGAAACGCTGCAAGAGAAGACGAGTTTCAAATCGTTGATTCATCGACGACGAGCGTTGTTGCTCGCAGATAGCTTTTACGAGTGGGGGCTTGTGAACGGAGTAAAGGTACCGTTTCGAATCATGCGGAAAGATAGCCGTCCATTTGCTTTTGCAGCCCTTTGGGACCGACATGTCGAGGGTAGGGATGAAAAGGTGACGTGTACCATTCTTACAACGGAAGCGAACGAGTTTATGAAATCGGTTCATCACCGGATGCCCGTCATTTTAATAACAGAAGAGGAAAGAAAGCGGTGGCTTGACGTGGAATCATATACGTTCCATGACACCACTGATTTTCTACAACCACTTGCAAACGATATGCTGATAAAATATCCGGTGCGACCGATTGTCAATTCTCCAAAAAACGATGTTCCCTTGTGTATAGAAAGGGATGAATCTGTCAAAATTTAA
- a CDS encoding dihydrofolate reductase, whose product MISFIWAMDENRLIGKNNQLPWHLPEDLKYFKRVTMGHPIVMGRSTFESIGKPLPGRENIILTRDDRYKAEGCTILHSLEQLLDYIDEKNDEVFITGGAQIFQLLLPFADRLYVTRIHYSFEGDTYFPDIDWSDFRLVKREKGPKNEENPYDYEFEIYERFK is encoded by the coding sequence ATGATTTCGTTTATTTGGGCGATGGACGAAAACCGGTTAATAGGAAAAAATAATCAGCTTCCATGGCATCTTCCCGAAGATTTAAAGTATTTTAAACGAGTCACCATGGGGCATCCAATTGTGATGGGACGCAGTACCTTCGAGTCGATAGGCAAACCGTTACCTGGCCGAGAAAATATCATTTTAACTCGTGATGATAGATACAAAGCCGAAGGATGTACGATACTCCATTCGTTAGAGCAATTATTAGATTATATCGACGAGAAAAATGACGAAGTGTTTATTACAGGGGGCGCACAAATTTTTCAATTGCTTCTTCCTTTTGCCGATCGCTTATACGTGACACGAATTCATTATTCGTTTGAAGGAGACACGTATTTTCCAGACATTGATTGGTCAGACTTTCGATTAGTTAAAAGAGAAAAAGGGCCCAAAAATGAAGAAAATCCGTATGATTATGAATTTGAAATATACGAACGGTTTAAGTAA
- a CDS encoding thymidylate synthase — protein MRQYLDLMKHVLEHGVQKNDRTGTGTISTFGYQMRFNLQEGFPLLTTKKLHLKSIIHELLWFLKGDTNVKYLQENGVRIWNEWADENGNLGPIYGFQWRSWRTRDGRTIDQIANVVEQIKKNPDSRRLIVSAWNVGEIDEMALPPCHALFQFYVADGKLSCQLYQRSADVFLGVPFNIASYSLLTMMIAQVCDLEPGEFIHTFGDVHIYSNHLDQVKLQLTREPRPLPKMKINPNVKDIFSFTYDDFQLVDYDPHPHIKGEVSV, from the coding sequence ATGAGACAATATTTAGACTTAATGAAGCACGTATTAGAACATGGTGTTCAAAAGAATGACCGAACAGGTACAGGAACAATCAGTACATTCGGTTATCAAATGCGCTTTAATTTACAGGAAGGCTTTCCGTTATTAACAACAAAAAAATTACACTTAAAATCGATTATTCACGAGCTGCTTTGGTTTTTAAAAGGAGATACGAACGTTAAATATTTGCAGGAAAACGGTGTCCGTATATGGAATGAATGGGCAGATGAAAACGGTAACTTAGGGCCAATATATGGTTTTCAATGGCGCTCATGGCGCACGCGGGACGGAAGAACGATTGACCAAATCGCAAATGTGGTTGAACAAATTAAAAAGAATCCAGACTCTCGCAGATTAATCGTAAGTGCTTGGAATGTTGGAGAAATAGATGAAATGGCCCTGCCGCCATGCCACGCGTTATTCCAATTTTACGTAGCTGATGGAAAGTTGTCGTGTCAATTGTATCAACGGTCGGCGGACGTGTTTTTAGGTGTACCGTTTAATATCGCCTCCTATTCATTGTTAACGATGATGATCGCTCAAGTTTGCGACCTCGAACCGGGAGAATTTATTCATACGTTTGGGGACGTGCATATTTACTCTAATCATTTAGATCAAGTGAAATTACAATTAACACGAGAACCACGACCGTTACCAAAAATGAAAATTAATCCAAACGTCAAAGATATTTTTTCATTTACATATGATGACTTCCAATTAGTCGATTATGATCCACATCCTCATATTAAAGGGGAAGTGAGCGTATGA
- a CDS encoding toxin, translating to MLKKGKVWFLLLFLLFGTYEPPTAVDGIAYSQTSLYEQLPLQSSELISQLVILPNETYNEKAVESIVNRLDRLPPQLLERINHEQIKLKLFVGTLTEQKSASHLVNVQPRGYEHTALTWDDVPGIGGSKIVLVKIGHSDQGMGHGSVNLELHELAHSIQRYVYNDISIQGEFLSIWKEEVRRIFPKQPYFINFPEEYFAETFAMFYYNEETKAVLKEKAPKTFSFFKKLENL from the coding sequence ATGTTAAAAAAAGGAAAAGTTTGGTTCTTGTTATTATTTCTCCTTTTCGGTACGTATGAGCCTCCAACGGCCGTCGATGGAATCGCCTATTCCCAAACTTCCTTATATGAGCAACTACCTCTCCAATCTTCAGAATTGATTTCCCAATTAGTGATTTTACCGAATGAAACATATAATGAAAAAGCGGTGGAGTCCATTGTTAACCGATTAGACCGTTTGCCGCCTCAATTACTGGAACGAATTAATCATGAACAGATTAAATTAAAATTGTTTGTTGGAACGTTGACTGAACAAAAAAGCGCTTCCCATTTAGTGAATGTACAACCACGTGGGTACGAGCATACAGCACTAACTTGGGACGATGTACCAGGAATCGGAGGTAGTAAAATTGTCTTAGTAAAAATCGGACATAGTGATCAAGGGATGGGGCATGGTTCCGTAAATTTAGAACTACATGAATTAGCCCATTCCATTCAACGTTATGTGTACAATGATATATCCATTCAAGGCGAATTTTTATCCATTTGGAAAGAAGAAGTACGACGGATTTTTCCAAAACAGCCGTATTTTATTAACTTTCCGGAAGAATACTTTGCAGAAACGTTTGCCATGTTTTATTATAATGAAGAAACGAAAGCCGTTTTAAAGGAGAAAGCGCCAAAGACGTTTTCTTTTTTTAAGAAGCTTGAAAATTTGTAA
- a CDS encoding TerC family protein has product MSTIWQGMIETYAQFFDWDMWIQVLSDPVSWGLIGTLVILEGLLSADNALVLAVMVKHLPEQQRRKALFYGLLGAYTFRFIAIGLGLFLIKIWWVKILGAGYLAWLSIKYFKDKRTEKQEEEFEGINQKGILVRLFGTFWGTVVAVELMDIAFSVDSVLAAFGISDKVWVLLLGGILGVLMMRGVAGLFLKLIDRIPELETTAYILIFFISIKMLLSVFHIHIDHTTFFIIVVGMFVVTFIRHYWTTKRKEQKRSDLSL; this is encoded by the coding sequence ATGTCAACAATTTGGCAAGGGATGATTGAAACGTATGCCCAGTTTTTTGATTGGGATATGTGGATTCAAGTTTTGTCTGACCCTGTGAGCTGGGGATTAATTGGGACATTAGTTATATTAGAAGGACTGCTGTCTGCTGATAATGCGCTTGTTTTAGCGGTGATGGTTAAGCATTTACCGGAACAACAGCGGAGAAAGGCGTTGTTTTACGGATTATTAGGTGCTTATACGTTTCGTTTTATTGCTATCGGTCTAGGTTTATTTTTAATTAAAATTTGGTGGGTCAAAATTCTTGGTGCGGGTTATTTAGCATGGTTATCGATTAAATATTTTAAAGACAAGCGAACAGAGAAACAGGAAGAAGAATTTGAAGGAATAAATCAAAAAGGGATTCTTGTTCGGCTGTTCGGTACGTTTTGGGGTACGGTCGTAGCGGTTGAGTTAATGGACATTGCCTTTTCAGTCGATAGTGTTTTAGCAGCCTTTGGAATTAGCGATAAAGTTTGGGTTCTCCTGTTAGGTGGAATCTTAGGTGTCCTTATGATGCGGGGCGTAGCCGGATTGTTTTTAAAATTGATCGATCGCATTCCAGAACTAGAAACAACAGCCTATATCCTCATTTTCTTTATTTCTATTAAAATGCTCCTTTCTGTTTTCCATATTCATATCGACCATACGACGTTTTTTATTATTGTTGTGGGAATGTTTGTCGTTACATTTATCCGCCATTATTGGACAACGAAGCGAAAAGAACAAAAACGATCCGACCTTTCTTTATAA
- a CDS encoding YpjP family protein, whose translation MKTWLKRSLVVVISILTLGFISPSHSLWTDQNDHDKDSKRQKSEIQHERSESIQLTESESHDRKQYVSVLLQEAEAQVYTKFGPRIKRKIEEEFHQMIWPNMEEVILSFTNALSDEELFSLRISNTPGRGESEKIFHLYDDKTSEDRLRIHVRREHPPLDGYYFHFHYHTYKDGFTEHFSLGKIYWDRNTPPHWMSA comes from the coding sequence ATGAAAACGTGGCTAAAACGTAGTTTAGTTGTCGTCATTTCTATTCTTACGTTAGGATTTATCTCCCCGTCCCATTCGCTTTGGACCGATCAAAACGATCACGACAAAGACAGTAAAAGACAAAAAAGCGAAATACAGCACGAGCGGTCAGAATCCATTCAACTTACAGAATCCGAAAGTCATGACCGAAAACAATATGTATCCGTACTTCTTCAAGAAGCAGAAGCCCAAGTATACACCAAATTTGGTCCACGTATCAAAAGAAAAATTGAAGAGGAATTTCATCAAATGATTTGGCCTAACATGGAAGAAGTGATTTTATCATTTACAAACGCACTAAGTGATGAAGAGTTATTCTCTTTACGAATATCAAACACACCTGGTCGGGGAGAAAGCGAAAAAATATTTCATTTGTACGATGATAAAACGAGCGAAGACCGTCTTCGAATTCACGTTCGAAGAGAGCACCCTCCATTAGATGGTTATTATTTTCATTTTCATTACCATACATATAAAGATGGATTTACCGAGCATTTTTCTCTGGGGAAAATTTATTGGGACCGAAATACGCCTCCTCATTGGATGTCAGCATAA